A stretch of the Cytobacillus luteolus genome encodes the following:
- a CDS encoding DUF6954 family protein yields the protein MKWLVHVLFTLLYLVVTFFGIGPVLLADGVMKERVIVSIVVAGCYLVLIFLHRIIIKRMKK from the coding sequence ATGAAGTGGCTTGTACATGTATTATTCACTCTTCTTTATTTAGTGGTCACTTTCTTTGGAATAGGACCAGTTTTACTTGCAGATGGAGTCATGAAAGAAAGAGTGATAGTTAGTATTGTTGTCGCTGGCTGTTATCTTGTACTTATATTCTTACATCGTATTATAATTAAAAGAATGAAAAAATAG
- a CDS encoding DUF3231 family protein, protein MTNLFEAVANTLKVKLDNEPKSPLHVGEVMSCWVYVAMMDEASIFMQAGVNMTTDDELLDMLKDSIEQCDKQSTKLKDFMKTEGVHLPNVSEPRPNSDPNSVPLGVKLTDDEIANGVSIKTASAIIACATGASQSIRTDLGTIWVDFLSEKLLFGTSLKTLLIKRGWIKVPPYYYPPGLPQQ, encoded by the coding sequence ATGACGAATCTCTTTGAGGCTGTGGCCAATACATTAAAAGTCAAATTAGACAATGAGCCCAAATCACCTTTGCATGTAGGAGAAGTAATGAGTTGTTGGGTGTATGTAGCAATGATGGATGAAGCGTCTATTTTTATGCAAGCTGGCGTGAACATGACTACAGACGACGAGTTACTTGATATGTTAAAGGATAGTATAGAGCAATGTGATAAACAGTCAACAAAATTAAAGGATTTTATGAAAACAGAAGGTGTTCATTTACCGAATGTTTCAGAACCTAGACCAAATTCCGATCCTAATTCAGTCCCATTAGGCGTAAAGTTGACGGATGATGAAATTGCAAATGGGGTGTCTATCAAAACGGCATCTGCAATCATTGCATGTGCAACGGGTGCTTCACAATCAATACGAACAGATTTGGGTACTATATGGGTTGATTTCTTAAGCGAAAAGCTTTTATTTGGAACATCATTAAAGACACTCTTGATAAAACGTGGCTGGATTAAGGTGCCACCATATTATTATCCCCCTGGCCTACCACAGCAATAA
- a CDS encoding patatin-like phospholipase family protein gives MKGSFVLKNTGLVLEGGGMRGVYTAGILEYFLEQDLFFPYIIGVSAGACNAASYISRQKGRNRKVNIDYVNHPEYISYKKFLKERQLFGMDFIFNELPTKLVPFDFETFNQAAEHFVVGTTDCVTGEPVYLTREDYREDILMAIRASSSLPFVAPVVEFRNRKLLDGGLSDPIPIKKAQAENNTKNVIVLTQEKGYRKSKPKMEWLLKRSLRDYPQIGHVMSSRYRIYNETLDYIEEQEEKGNVFVFRPESIHAVGRVERNPIKLAALYEEGYNQAEQQIEELQNWLNT, from the coding sequence ATGAAGGGGAGTTTCGTTTTGAAGAATACAGGTTTGGTGCTAGAAGGCGGAGGGATGCGAGGGGTATACACAGCGGGTATATTAGAATATTTTCTAGAACAAGACCTATTCTTTCCTTATATCATTGGTGTATCGGCCGGCGCATGCAATGCAGCCTCCTACATATCAAGGCAAAAAGGTCGTAATCGTAAGGTCAATATTGACTATGTAAATCACCCTGAATATATCTCTTATAAGAAGTTTTTAAAGGAAAGACAATTATTTGGCATGGACTTCATATTTAATGAATTACCAACTAAGTTAGTTCCGTTTGATTTTGAAACGTTCAATCAAGCAGCTGAACATTTTGTAGTTGGAACAACTGATTGTGTAACAGGTGAACCTGTCTACTTAACCAGAGAAGACTATCGAGAAGATATATTAATGGCAATCAGGGCTTCCAGCTCGTTACCCTTTGTTGCACCTGTGGTTGAATTTAGGAATAGAAAGCTTTTAGATGGTGGGTTATCTGACCCTATCCCCATCAAAAAGGCTCAGGCTGAAAACAATACAAAAAATGTCATTGTATTAACACAGGAAAAGGGATATCGAAAGAGTAAGCCGAAAATGGAGTGGTTGCTTAAAAGAAGCTTACGAGATTATCCGCAAATCGGTCATGTAATGAGTAGCCGTTACAGAATTTATAACGAAACCCTAGACTATATCGAAGAACAAGAAGAAAAAGGAAATGTATTCGTATTTAGGCCAGAATCCATCCATGCAGTTGGTCGAGTAGAACGTAACCCAATTAAACTTGCAGCACTCTATGAAGAAGGGTACAACCAAGCTGAACAACAAATTGAGGAGTTACAAAATTGGTTAAATACATAA
- the rarD gene encoding EamA family transporter RarD — translation MRNEYWTDHRVGVLYTAGAYILWGFLPLYWKLLDYVPSAEILAHRILWSFIFVVLILAVANKGKKFITECKNVFTTKKALFGVTASAVLISCNWFVYIWAVNHDHIIEASLGYYINPLVSVLLATIVLKEKLNYWQVIAFILAGIGVLILAIQYGQFPWVALTLAISFGLYGLTKKLTKLDSLIGLTFETMIVVPIAIGYLFFLESDGMATFFSASISTKLILVGAGIATAMPLLWFANGAKRIPLSMIGILQYIAPSISLFLGVFLYHEHFTKIHMITFSLIWTALLIYSLSKTKLLVSAEQKFRKGKSFSA, via the coding sequence ATGAGGAACGAGTATTGGACTGACCATCGTGTTGGTGTGTTATATACTGCTGGTGCCTATATCCTGTGGGGATTCCTCCCGTTATATTGGAAGCTACTGGATTATGTACCGTCTGCAGAGATATTAGCACATCGAATTTTATGGTCTTTTATTTTTGTCGTGTTGATTTTAGCAGTTGCTAATAAGGGTAAGAAATTTATAACAGAATGTAAAAATGTTTTTACCACTAAGAAAGCACTCTTTGGGGTAACAGCTTCAGCCGTATTAATTAGTTGTAATTGGTTCGTTTATATATGGGCTGTTAACCATGATCACATCATTGAAGCAAGTCTTGGTTATTATATTAACCCACTTGTTAGTGTTCTCTTAGCAACTATCGTTCTAAAAGAAAAGTTAAACTATTGGCAAGTCATTGCATTTATCCTCGCAGGGATTGGAGTTCTAATTCTCGCTATCCAATATGGTCAATTTCCATGGGTGGCATTAACCTTAGCCATAAGCTTTGGATTGTATGGACTAACGAAAAAGTTAACGAAGTTGGACTCCTTAATAGGGCTGACATTCGAAACGATGATTGTTGTTCCGATTGCAATAGGCTATTTATTTTTCTTAGAATCAGATGGAATGGCTACGTTTTTTTCCGCGTCCATATCTACCAAATTAATATTAGTTGGTGCAGGCATTGCTACAGCTATGCCATTGCTTTGGTTTGCGAATGGAGCAAAACGAATTCCTTTATCAATGATTGGAATTTTACAATATATTGCGCCGTCCATTAGCTTGTTCCTTGGAGTGTTTCTCTATCATGAGCACTTTACTAAAATTCATATGATAACTTTCTCATTAATCTGGACAGCGCTATTAATCTATTCATTATCGAAGACTAAGTTATTAGTCAGTGCAGAGCAAAAGTTTCGTAAAGGAAAATCTTTTAGTGCATAA
- a CDS encoding FdhF/YdeP family oxidoreductase, producing MGKTLHPGPQKKAKLPDPKHWVSPIPFGLGKVKPKHIRDGFNVLWENKDNLGYATNIITKGVCDGCALGVSGLYDQTLTGPHVCTTRLNVLRLNTMPAVNSEILHADIDELRKYDSTELRKLGRIPYPMIRRKGDRKFSRLTWDDAMDLISAKMKKLDPKQYAFYLTSRGITNESYYIAGKVSRFLGTNNIDNASRICHSPSKTALKRSIGVGASTVNYLDWIGTDVLLFWGSVASNSSPVSTKYMLEAKKKGTKIIVVNPYKEPAMDQYWIPSSPESALFGTKIADDFYQVNIGGDIAFMHGIMKHWFEMEEKAVGSAINHEFVGKHVNGYEELQVKVQEQSWEHIVESSGVPKKRIIELAELLAASKNAVYAWALGLTMHSFATDNISQVANLALLRGHLGREHAGLMPFRGHSSVQGSGEMGADPFVLPGGDFYGENIKRIEELWGFKLPEWQGDIVGMTLENILLPEDHERKIKLYYLSGGNFLETMPDPDFVKKALSELDIRVHQDIILNTSTLVDAKEAVIVLPAKTRYEQEGGGTSTSTERMVYFSPEIKGNKNMVEEARAEWKIYVDLAKRVKPESAHLVDFKDAAEIRAEIAKANPNYDGIQHLSKAGDVFQWGGAWLCEDGICPTSDGKGNLVTVDIPDLGKKEGQFIVTSRRGKQFNSMVYSEVDPFNDAGRYDVLMNPEDAQDASIAEGEGIVLYNGFGVFQGRAKFVDIARGNVEVHFPEGNFLLPRGRYEKYAGIPDYNITVSLEKADRFNARKDTQYLEKRVDELEEIPS from the coding sequence TTGGGTAAAACATTACATCCAGGACCACAAAAAAAGGCAAAACTGCCAGACCCAAAGCATTGGGTAAGTCCAATTCCATTTGGATTAGGAAAAGTAAAACCGAAGCATATACGAGATGGTTTTAACGTTTTATGGGAAAACAAAGATAACTTAGGGTATGCAACGAATATTATTACAAAAGGTGTATGTGACGGCTGTGCATTAGGTGTATCTGGTTTATATGACCAAACATTGACAGGACCACACGTTTGTACAACACGCCTAAATGTACTTCGTTTAAATACAATGCCTGCTGTTAATTCTGAAATTCTACATGCTGATATTGATGAATTGCGAAAATATGACAGTACAGAGCTTCGCAAGCTAGGGCGTATTCCTTATCCGATGATTCGTCGAAAAGGTGATAGGAAGTTTTCACGCCTGACATGGGATGATGCGATGGATCTGATTTCAGCTAAAATGAAAAAGCTAGACCCTAAGCAATATGCATTTTATCTTACAAGTCGTGGTATAACGAATGAGTCCTATTATATAGCAGGAAAAGTATCTCGTTTCTTAGGTACGAACAACATAGATAATGCGAGTCGTATTTGTCATTCACCATCGAAGACAGCATTAAAACGATCAATAGGTGTTGGTGCATCTACTGTTAACTATTTAGATTGGATTGGAACAGATGTGCTTCTTTTCTGGGGAAGTGTTGCGTCGAATAGTTCACCAGTTTCAACGAAATATATGTTAGAAGCAAAGAAAAAAGGTACAAAAATCATTGTTGTAAATCCTTATAAGGAACCAGCAATGGATCAATATTGGATCCCGTCAAGTCCAGAATCAGCGTTATTTGGGACAAAAATCGCAGATGACTTTTACCAAGTAAATATCGGTGGAGACATTGCATTCATGCATGGAATTATGAAGCACTGGTTCGAGATGGAAGAGAAGGCTGTTGGCTCAGCAATTAATCATGAGTTCGTAGGAAAACATGTAAATGGTTATGAAGAGTTACAAGTAAAGGTTCAGGAACAATCATGGGAGCATATTGTTGAATCATCAGGTGTACCAAAGAAACGTATTATTGAATTAGCAGAGCTTCTTGCTGCGAGTAAAAATGCAGTATATGCTTGGGCTCTTGGGTTAACGATGCATTCTTTCGCAACCGATAATATCTCACAAGTTGCTAACCTTGCATTGCTACGTGGACATTTAGGACGCGAACATGCTGGTCTAATGCCATTCCGTGGTCACTCTTCTGTACAAGGTAGCGGTGAAATGGGTGCTGATCCATTCGTGTTACCTGGTGGAGATTTTTACGGTGAAAATATTAAGCGTATTGAAGAGCTCTGGGGCTTTAAGCTTCCTGAGTGGCAAGGTGATATTGTTGGGATGACTCTCGAAAATATTTTGCTACCTGAAGATCATGAACGTAAAATTAAACTTTATTATTTATCTGGTGGTAATTTCCTTGAGACCATGCCAGATCCTGATTTCGTTAAAAAGGCATTGTCTGAATTAGATATTCGAGTACATCAAGATATTATTTTAAATACTTCTACACTTGTTGACGCGAAAGAGGCAGTTATTGTTTTACCAGCTAAAACACGTTATGAGCAAGAAGGTGGCGGTACTTCCACTTCTACAGAGCGTATGGTTTATTTTAGTCCTGAAATAAAAGGGAATAAAAATATGGTAGAAGAAGCTCGTGCAGAGTGGAAAATCTATGTTGATTTGGCTAAAAGAGTAAAACCTGAATCAGCTCATCTTGTTGATTTTAAAGATGCTGCTGAAATTCGTGCTGAAATTGCGAAAGCCAATCCGAACTATGATGGAATTCAACACTTAAGCAAAGCAGGTGATGTATTCCAATGGGGTGGAGCATGGTTATGTGAAGATGGAATTTGCCCAACATCAGATGGTAAGGGGAATTTAGTCACAGTTGATATTCCTGATCTTGGGAAAAAAGAGGGGCAATTTATCGTAACATCAAGGCGTGGTAAACAATTTAACTCTATGGTTTATAGTGAAGTGGATCCTTTTAATGATGCTGGTCGTTATGATGTATTAATGAACCCTGAAGATGCACAAGATGCAAGTATTGCTGAAGGTGAAGGGATTGTTTTATACAATGGCTTCGGTGTTTTCCAAGGAAGAGCAAAGTTTGTAGACATTGCAAGAGGCAATGTAGAGGTCCATTTTCCTGAAGGTAATTTCCTATTACCGAGAGGTCGTTATGAAAAATATGCTGGAATTCCAGATTACAACATAACAGTTAGCCTTGAGAAAGCAGATCGATTTAATGCAAGGAAGGATACACAATACCTTGAAAAACGAGTAGATGAACTAGAGGAGATTCCATCTTAA
- a CDS encoding DUF2062 domain-containing protein, whose protein sequence is MIYLGDYMLLSWKRKIKLMLLKLFRLRDNAHSVAIGFTVGLLLNFIPTFGIGPLASAALPKLFRGNSVAGLIGGILLVWAFPLLFYLNIVTGDILFPIKIEEIAIEHGIEETEEVIEAGITIGKAFIVGMIVNMLIAGLLSYITVYLIFKRSRRKVLLLIYKKWNIQKKKSVR, encoded by the coding sequence ATGATTTATTTGGGTGATTATATGCTTCTGTCTTGGAAAAGGAAAATCAAATTAATGCTATTAAAACTATTTAGATTAAGAGACAATGCCCATAGTGTGGCTATTGGCTTTACTGTTGGATTACTTCTGAATTTCATTCCAACCTTTGGGATAGGCCCACTCGCTTCTGCGGCATTACCTAAGTTGTTTCGAGGTAATTCTGTTGCTGGTTTAATTGGAGGAATTCTTCTCGTGTGGGCTTTTCCTTTATTGTTTTATCTAAATATTGTAACAGGTGACATCCTTTTCCCAATAAAAATTGAGGAAATTGCAATTGAACATGGCATTGAAGAAACAGAAGAAGTAATAGAAGCAGGGATTACCATTGGTAAAGCCTTTATTGTGGGTATGATCGTTAACATGCTAATAGCTGGGCTTTTATCTTATATAACCGTTTACTTAATTTTTAAAAGAAGTAGAAGGAAAGTTTTATTGCTTATATATAAAAAATGGAACATACAAAAAAAGAAAAGTGTTAGATAA
- a CDS encoding YkvS family protein: protein MKVAAIGNIIEFKDGLQGIVEKVNENSVIVDLTYMDNYRDMDLERRTVVNHKNYKIIEA, encoded by the coding sequence ATGAAAGTTGCAGCGATCGGTAACATTATTGAGTTCAAGGATGGACTTCAAGGTATTGTTGAAAAGGTCAATGAAAATTCTGTAATCGTTGATTTAACTTATATGGATAATTATAGAGACATGGATTTAGAAAGAAGAACGGTCGTCAATCATAAAAACTACAAAATAATTGAAGCATAG
- a CDS encoding OFA family MFS transporter, translating to MKKTKNRWLIAASAVGIHISIGSVYAWSNFTNPLIDEFGWSAKQVQFTFSLAILFLGLSAAFLGHFVEKYGPRSAGLLASGFFGAGVIGAGFAVSIGSLPLLYITYGVLGGIGLGVGYIAPVSTLVKWFPDRRGLATGLAIMGFGFSAAIASPVMELLLNSVGTANTFYILGISYLVIMTLSSLYLEKPAEGWLPEGFKEKVQAGKTKIKEDLSQLTANEAIKTSRFYYLWIMLFINVTCGIAILSAAKPLAEESIGLSTAEAAALVGVLGIFNGLGRLGWASVSDYIGRPNTYTTFFALQIVLFALLPFTTEAILFQVMLAIVYTCYGGGFASIPAYIGDLFGTKQLGAIHGYILTAWAAAGLAGPMFAAWMKDTTGSYAGSLTFFAGMFVIALAISLIIRRDITRLRKENALKNESKTLAG from the coding sequence ATGAAAAAGACGAAAAATCGTTGGCTTATCGCAGCATCTGCTGTTGGTATCCATATTTCGATTGGTTCTGTTTATGCATGGAGTAATTTTACCAATCCACTAATTGATGAGTTTGGTTGGAGTGCAAAACAGGTACAGTTCACATTTAGTTTAGCCATTCTTTTTTTAGGATTATCAGCTGCATTTTTAGGTCACTTTGTAGAAAAATATGGTCCTAGGAGTGCAGGCTTATTGGCATCAGGCTTTTTTGGAGCAGGTGTCATTGGTGCTGGGTTTGCAGTAAGTATTGGTTCACTACCACTACTGTATATTACATATGGAGTGTTAGGTGGTATTGGGTTAGGAGTAGGTTATATTGCCCCAGTATCAACATTGGTTAAATGGTTCCCTGACCGTCGTGGTCTCGCTACAGGTTTAGCAATTATGGGATTTGGGTTTTCAGCAGCGATTGCAAGTCCAGTAATGGAATTGTTACTTAACTCTGTTGGAACGGCAAATACATTTTATATTTTAGGAATTTCCTACTTAGTTATTATGACATTATCTTCTCTATATTTAGAAAAACCAGCTGAAGGTTGGTTACCAGAAGGCTTTAAAGAGAAGGTCCAAGCTGGTAAAACAAAGATCAAAGAAGATTTGTCTCAATTAACAGCCAATGAAGCTATCAAAACATCTAGATTCTACTACCTATGGATTATGTTATTCATTAATGTAACATGTGGTATCGCTATTCTTTCTGCAGCAAAACCATTAGCAGAAGAAAGCATTGGTTTATCAACTGCTGAAGCAGCTGCCCTTGTTGGGGTATTAGGAATCTTCAATGGTTTAGGTCGACTTGGATGGGCATCTGTATCTGATTATATTGGAAGACCTAATACGTATACTACGTTCTTTGCATTACAAATTGTCCTTTTTGCTCTTTTACCATTTACAACAGAAGCAATTCTTTTCCAAGTGATGTTAGCAATTGTTTATACATGCTATGGTGGTGGATTTGCTTCGATTCCAGCTTATATCGGAGATTTATTTGGAACAAAACAACTTGGTGCAATTCATGGCTATATTTTAACAGCTTGGGCTGCAGCTGGTTTAGCGGGACCAATGTTTGCAGCTTGGATGAAGGATACAACCGGAAGCTACGCAGGCAGCTTAACCTTCTTTGCAGGTATGTTTGTCATTGCACTCGCTATTTCTTTAATCATTCGTCGAGACATTACAAGATTGCGTAAGGAAAATGCGTTGAAAAACGAGAGTAAAACATTGGCAGGTTAA
- a CDS encoding cell wall hydrolase, giving the protein MKKLKKLVIASTLGLSLFAFSADNTPTEAATTTTTHTVKSGDTLWKLGVAYGVSVNQLKAVNKRTSNVIYPGQKLVIPQTITAYEKDLLARLVHAEAKGESYAGKVAVATVVFNRVAHPEFPNTIHGVITERTPSGSFAFTPYATGSIKQPADAEAKRAVEEAIAFRGQGAGSIYFYNPAKITNKWILSRQTTIVIGNHVFAK; this is encoded by the coding sequence ATGAAAAAACTTAAAAAACTAGTAATCGCTTCAACTCTTGGATTATCATTATTTGCTTTTTCTGCAGATAACACACCAACTGAAGCTGCAACAACAACTACAACTCATACAGTTAAAAGTGGAGATACACTATGGAAACTCGGCGTAGCTTATGGTGTATCAGTGAACCAATTAAAAGCCGTAAATAAGCGCACAAGCAATGTCATTTATCCTGGTCAAAAACTAGTAATCCCTCAAACTATTACAGCTTATGAAAAAGATTTATTAGCTAGATTAGTTCATGCTGAAGCAAAAGGTGAATCATACGCAGGTAAAGTAGCGGTTGCTACTGTTGTATTTAACCGTGTTGCACATCCTGAATTCCCAAACACAATTCATGGTGTAATTACTGAGCGCACACCTAGTGGCAGCTTTGCATTTACTCCATATGCAACAGGTTCGATTAAACAACCAGCTGATGCAGAAGCAAAACGTGCTGTTGAAGAAGCAATTGCATTTCGTGGACAAGGTGCAGGCTCAATTTATTTCTACAACCCTGCAAAAATTACTAATAAATGGATCTTATCAAGACAAACAACAATTGTTATCGGAAATCACGTATTTGCAAAATAA
- a CDS encoding DUF2294 domain-containing protein translates to MNKYEAEFSNIVRSFRKKHMGKGPSKITTTFCKNWAICEMEGNLSPVEKFIASADEGKQALRAARTEMVKEMYRKNPPVEMEEFLQCKFLELFVDIDLDRDFGMSIFVFDEDLQQKFCK, encoded by the coding sequence ATGAATAAGTATGAAGCCGAGTTTAGTAACATAGTACGTTCTTTCAGAAAAAAGCATATGGGAAAAGGGCCAAGTAAAATTACGACGACCTTTTGTAAAAATTGGGCCATATGTGAAATGGAAGGAAACCTATCTCCAGTAGAGAAGTTTATTGCAAGTGCGGATGAAGGTAAGCAAGCCTTACGTGCTGCAAGAACGGAAATGGTGAAGGAAATGTATCGTAAAAATCCTCCAGTAGAGATGGAAGAATTCCTACAATGTAAGTTCCTTGAACTCTTTGTAGATATAGACCTTGATCGAGATTTTGGAATGTCTATTTTTGTGTTTGATGAAGACTTACAACAAAAGTTTTGTAAATAG
- the moaA gene encoding GTP 3',8-cyclase MoaA, translating into MENEQTVLDQLQRPLRDLRISVTDKCNFRCTYCMPAEIFGPDYPFLKRAELLSFEELERLTKIFVHSLGVKKIRITGGEPLMRKDIPQLIEKISQIDGVEDIAMTTNGSLLPKYATDLKKAGLQRVSVSLDSLKDEVFGKINGKGVTVQTVLDGINAAAEAGLKVKINMVVKRGMNEQDIVPMAKYFREKGHILRYIEYMDVGNSNQWKLDDVYSKKQIIEDIHAVMPLEAVAPNYTGETASRFKYVGSEDEIGVISSVSDAFCSTCNRARLSAEGKLYTCLFASVGHDLREPVRSELTDNQLSSHISDIWHGRKDRYSLDRSKLSGTRSKIEMSHIGG; encoded by the coding sequence TTGGAAAACGAGCAAACAGTATTAGATCAGTTACAGCGCCCCCTTCGTGATTTAAGAATATCAGTCACAGATAAATGCAATTTTCGCTGCACATACTGTATGCCAGCTGAGATCTTTGGTCCCGATTACCCTTTTTTAAAAAGGGCAGAGTTACTTTCGTTTGAGGAATTAGAGCGACTAACAAAGATTTTCGTTCATTCTCTTGGTGTGAAAAAAATTCGTATTACAGGTGGTGAGCCTCTAATGCGAAAGGACATTCCACAATTAATCGAGAAAATCAGTCAAATCGATGGAGTCGAGGACATTGCCATGACAACAAATGGATCTCTTCTCCCTAAATATGCGACAGACTTAAAGAAAGCTGGATTACAGCGTGTATCCGTAAGCCTAGATTCCTTAAAAGACGAAGTGTTCGGAAAAATTAACGGTAAAGGTGTTACTGTTCAAACAGTTCTAGATGGTATTAATGCAGCGGCAGAAGCTGGTCTTAAGGTAAAAATCAACATGGTTGTTAAACGCGGAATGAACGAGCAGGACATCGTTCCAATGGCAAAGTACTTCCGTGAAAAAGGACATATCTTGCGCTACATTGAGTATATGGATGTTGGAAACAGTAATCAGTGGAAGCTTGATGATGTTTATTCAAAAAAACAAATCATTGAGGATATCCATGCAGTCATGCCTTTAGAAGCAGTTGCTCCTAATTATACTGGTGAAACCGCAAGTAGGTTTAAATATGTAGGATCAGAAGATGAAATTGGTGTTATTTCTTCCGTTTCTGATGCCTTCTGCTCAACGTGTAATCGTGCTAGGCTGTCTGCTGAAGGAAAGTTGTACACTTGTTTATTCGCATCAGTTGGTCATGACCTTCGTGAACCAGTTCGTTCAGAGCTAACAGATAATCAATTATCTTCACATATCTCGGATATATGGCACGGCCGAAAAGACCGTTACTCACTTGATCGTAGTAAGCTATCTGGAACTCGAAGTAAAATTGAAATGTCACATATAGGAGGATAG
- the fdhD gene encoding formate dehydrogenase accessory sulfurtransferase FdhD translates to MSHKMTTKREIQKFINGQLATTHDEIVTEFPLTLFVNDTEFATMVCTPTHLDELVIGFLASEGVIRFKDDIKEMSIDESKGFAYITLHTEMTTSQQLHSKRFIGSCCGKSRQFYFHNDARTAKTSTAQTTLTPNQCILLMKKMQEESIVFQETGGVHNAALCTPEEIIVSRTDIGRHNALDKLYGHSLLHSFSVRDKIIVFSGRISSEVLLKAAKLGVGIVLSKSAPTELAIKLAEDLNITTVGFIRGESFNVYTHPDRIISN, encoded by the coding sequence ATGAGTCATAAAATGACAACGAAAAGAGAAATTCAAAAATTTATAAATGGTCAACTTGCAACCACACATGACGAAATTGTCACAGAATTTCCTTTAACTTTGTTTGTAAACGATACTGAATTTGCTACAATGGTATGTACACCAACTCATTTAGACGAGTTAGTCATCGGCTTTCTTGCATCTGAAGGTGTGATTCGATTCAAGGACGATATTAAAGAGATGTCCATTGATGAATCTAAAGGTTTTGCATATATTACACTGCATACTGAAATGACAACAAGTCAACAATTGCATTCAAAGCGTTTTATTGGATCATGTTGTGGAAAAAGTAGACAATTCTACTTTCATAATGATGCACGCACTGCTAAAACCTCTACAGCCCAAACGACACTCACACCGAATCAGTGTATCTTGCTTATGAAAAAAATGCAGGAAGAAAGTATCGTATTTCAGGAAACTGGAGGCGTTCATAATGCTGCCCTTTGTACACCTGAAGAAATTATAGTTAGCCGTACAGACATTGGCAGACATAATGCGCTTGATAAATTATATGGCCATAGCCTGCTTCATTCCTTTTCAGTTCGAGATAAAATTATCGTCTTTAGTGGCCGAATCTCCTCAGAGGTTTTGCTTAAGGCAGCGAAACTTGGAGTAGGGATTGTTCTTTCTAAATCAGCTCCTACTGAGCTGGCAATCAAACTGGCTGAAGACTTAAATATAACAACAGTTGGATTCATTCGTGGAGAATCATTCAATGTTTATACACATCCTGATCGAATTATATCTAATTAA
- the queF gene encoding preQ(1) synthase yields MSGRRDEELTDVTLLGNQGTKYLFEYSPDILETFDNKHQNRDYFVKFNCPEFTSLCPKTGQPDFATIYISYIPEVKMVESKSLKLYLFSFRNHGDFHEDCMNIIMNDLIELMDPRYIEVWGKFTPRGGISIDPYTNYGKPGTKYEQMAEYRMMNHDLYPETIDNR; encoded by the coding sequence ATGTCAGGAAGAAGAGATGAAGAATTAACTGATGTTACGTTATTAGGAAACCAAGGTACAAAGTATCTTTTTGAATATTCGCCAGATATTCTTGAAACATTTGATAATAAACACCAAAACCGAGACTACTTTGTAAAGTTTAACTGTCCTGAGTTTACAAGCCTTTGCCCGAAAACAGGACAACCTGATTTTGCGACAATCTACATTAGCTATATACCAGAAGTGAAAATGGTTGAGAGTAAGTCATTAAAGCTCTATTTATTTAGTTTCCGTAATCATGGTGATTTCCATGAGGACTGCATGAACATTATCATGAATGACTTAATTGAACTAATGGACCCTCGATATATTGAAGTTTGGGGGAAATTTACACCGCGTGGTGGAATCTCAATCGACCCTTATACGAACTATGGGAAGCCAGGCACTAAATATGAGCAAATGGCAGAATACCGTATGATGAATCACGATTTATATCCAGAGACAATTGATAACCGATAA